A genomic segment from Halorubrum depositum encodes:
- a CDS encoding DUF7095 family protein — protein sequence MNREQAVDRLETLVDRVETETMPVPVREVWAFGDVALGLDPVERLDVYLTKDVIMGGDSEAAAAFEAEYGVKGVGTSVRAEWAEAHPDRVRASDNGYAAPEKCLAAELVQGDEPIHLEVCNASFEDNVRQRLKGALARDAYEEVLDPRGVCLWVDGTRDAEAFDRLREASLAMPTLPAALGMLGADEEVAREAADVLKRERAEQEGASVRGDMV from the coding sequence ATGAACCGCGAGCAGGCGGTCGACCGGCTGGAGACCCTCGTCGACCGGGTCGAGACGGAGACGATGCCGGTCCCCGTCCGCGAGGTGTGGGCGTTCGGCGACGTCGCGCTCGGGCTCGACCCCGTCGAGCGCCTCGACGTCTACCTCACCAAGGACGTGATCATGGGCGGCGATAGCGAGGCGGCCGCCGCGTTCGAGGCCGAGTACGGCGTGAAGGGGGTCGGCACCTCCGTGCGCGCCGAGTGGGCCGAGGCGCACCCGGACCGCGTGCGCGCGAGCGACAACGGGTACGCCGCGCCCGAGAAGTGCCTCGCAGCCGAGCTCGTTCAGGGGGACGAACCGATCCACCTGGAGGTGTGTAACGCGAGCTTCGAGGACAACGTGCGCCAGCGCCTGAAGGGGGCGCTCGCCCGCGACGCCTACGAGGAGGTGCTCGACCCGCGCGGGGTCTGCCTGTGGGTCGACGGCACCCGCGACGCGGAGGCGTTCGACCGGCTCCGCGAGGCCTCCCTCGCGATGCCGACGCTCCCCGCCGCGCTCGGGATGCTCGGCGCCGACGAGGAGGTGGCGCGCGAGGCCGCGGACGTGCTCAAACGGGAGCGCGCCGAACAGGAGGGCGCGTCGGTGCGCGGCGACATGGTGTAG
- a CDS encoding Mut7-C RNAse domain-containing protein, which produces MSAGDGGAADPDDRPEYVPDDVGASPAAGSDSAPEADLRPAWRCRDCDQWFWKGSHWASVAERIDGI; this is translated from the coding sequence ATGTCGGCCGGCGACGGCGGCGCCGCCGACCCCGACGACCGCCCCGAGTACGTCCCAGACGACGTGGGAGCGTCGCCGGCGGCCGGGTCCGATTCCGCCCCTGAGGCCGACCTCCGCCCCGCGTGGCGCTGTCGCGACTGCGACCAGTGGTTCTGGAAGGGGAGCCACTGGGCGTCGGTCGCCGAGCGGATCGACGGGATCTGA
- a CDS encoding helix-hairpin-helix domain-containing protein: MSRNDEVAALLEEFADLLEATGVEYKPTAYRRAAENVREHTAPIENLAGEGEDAVAEIDRVGDAIASKIVEYFQTGEIEELEDLREELPVDMAGLTAVEGVGPKTVGSLYEALGVTTLDELEAAAEAGEIQTVSGFGAKTEENILENIPFAREARKRTRLGDARPVADAALAYLTDLDAVASAEVCGSIRRWRATIGDIDLLVASDAHESVVEAFTGWPEADATIEAGTGKASVRADGTRVDLRVVDAAEFGAALQYFTGSRAHNVAVRNRAIDRDLKLNEYGLFDVSGVDDADGDANAGDDGADADSRRVGERVAGETEAGVYEALDMAFVPPELREDNGEVEAAAAGELPELVETGDLRGDLHTHTDWSDGGFSIAEMIEAAAERGYDYHVVSDHAAGPGIFGNTGLDEADIAEQAAAVEDAVSEVDGAVMGRESDGAGAGDDADARIAVFHGIEANIDAEGAITTDDATLADLDLVVASPHSALGQDDDAATERLIRAVEHPHVDVLGHPTGRIINSRPGISPDIEAVVAAAADAGTAIEVNANPARLDADGDAVRAAIDAGAAIAVNTDAHSPRELDNARYGVHTARRGWAETADVINARSTAGLREFLDD; encoded by the coding sequence ATGAGCCGGAACGACGAGGTCGCCGCCCTCTTGGAGGAGTTCGCCGACCTGCTCGAGGCGACGGGCGTCGAGTACAAGCCGACCGCGTACCGCCGCGCCGCCGAGAACGTCCGCGAGCACACCGCGCCGATCGAGAACCTCGCGGGAGAGGGGGAGGACGCGGTCGCCGAGATCGACCGGGTCGGCGACGCGATCGCGTCGAAGATCGTCGAGTACTTCCAGACCGGCGAGATCGAGGAGCTGGAGGACCTCCGCGAGGAGCTCCCGGTCGACATGGCGGGGCTCACCGCCGTGGAGGGCGTCGGCCCGAAGACGGTCGGGAGCCTCTACGAGGCGCTCGGCGTCACCACGCTCGACGAGCTGGAGGCGGCCGCGGAGGCGGGCGAGATTCAGACGGTCTCCGGCTTCGGCGCGAAGACCGAGGAGAACATCCTCGAGAACATTCCGTTCGCCCGCGAGGCGCGGAAGCGGACCCGGCTCGGCGACGCCCGGCCCGTCGCCGACGCGGCGCTCGCGTACCTGACCGACCTCGACGCGGTCGCGTCGGCCGAGGTGTGCGGCTCGATCCGGCGCTGGAGGGCGACGATCGGCGACATCGACCTCCTCGTCGCCAGCGACGCGCACGAGTCGGTCGTCGAGGCGTTCACCGGCTGGCCAGAGGCGGACGCGACGATCGAGGCGGGCACCGGGAAGGCGAGCGTCCGCGCGGACGGGACTCGGGTCGACCTCCGGGTCGTCGACGCCGCGGAGTTCGGCGCCGCGCTCCAGTACTTCACCGGTTCGCGCGCCCACAACGTCGCGGTGCGCAACCGCGCCATCGACCGCGACCTGAAGCTCAACGAGTACGGGCTGTTCGACGTGAGCGGCGTCGACGACGCGGACGGCGACGCGAACGCCGGAGACGACGGAGCCGACGCCGATTCCCGGCGCGTCGGCGAGCGCGTCGCCGGTGAGACCGAGGCCGGCGTCTACGAGGCGCTCGACATGGCGTTCGTCCCGCCGGAGCTCCGGGAGGACAACGGGGAGGTGGAGGCGGCCGCGGCGGGCGAGCTCCCGGAGCTCGTCGAGACGGGCGACCTGCGCGGCGACCTCCACACCCACACCGACTGGTCGGACGGCGGCTTCTCGATCGCGGAGATGATCGAGGCCGCCGCGGAGCGCGGCTACGACTACCACGTCGTCTCCGACCACGCCGCCGGCCCGGGGATCTTCGGCAACACCGGCCTCGACGAGGCCGACATCGCCGAGCAGGCCGCGGCGGTCGAAGACGCGGTGAGCGAGGTCGACGGCGCCGTGATGGGGCGCGAGAGCGACGGCGCGGGCGCCGGCGATGACGCCGACGCCCGGATCGCGGTGTTCCACGGTATCGAGGCGAACATCGACGCGGAGGGAGCGATCACCACCGACGACGCGACGCTCGCCGACCTCGACCTCGTCGTCGCCTCGCCGCACTCCGCGCTCGGGCAGGACGACGACGCCGCCACGGAGCGGCTGATCCGGGCGGTCGAACACCCTCACGTCGACGTCCTCGGCCACCCGACCGGCCGGATCATCAACAGCCGGCCGGGGATCTCGCCCGACATCGAAGCCGTCGTCGCGGCCGCGGCCGACGCCGGCACCGCGATCGAGGTGAACGCGAACCCCGCCCGCCTCGACGCCGACGGCGACGCGGTACGGGCCGCGATCGACGCGGGCGCCGCGATCGCCGTGAACACCGACGCCCACTCGCCCCGCGAGCTCGACAACGCCCGGTACGGCGTCCACACCGCCAGGCGCGGCTGGGCCGAGACCGCCGACGTGATCAACGCGCGCTCGACCGCCGGCCTGCGCGAGTTCCTCGACGACTGA
- a CDS encoding MFS transporter has translation MGASIRRPASIGGMAERWLYGWGLGSVALGGASLVVPLYVVELGGGPFVLGVLAAVAAVVGVPAALGAGRIADRTGKRRPIVLAMLALVAAGIAVIPLTDRVTPVIVANGAIWFAFAAATPVLTLLAVADVPESAWSERIALLNQYQGVGWALGLLLGAVWTGIGDRFLPAEAVIRWLFVPFAVCAVFGLVLGVRTLPADPGPGGDRRASGTRLRRAIRAADRFSVRTAAFPFTVGRADFRGLHPRRFVERFTPALALYFAAVFCFFAGFAVFFAPLPAFLTAVGFGSDGVFALYLINGLAAAAFFGAAGRLTADRDAALLQIASLSTRAVALPAVALVGATWGAAAFGFGAIAAVFAVIGVTWAVIAVTAGTLVTRLSPLSIRGEALGTYAALGALAGGVGSVVGGWLAALSYAVAFGAAGGLVLLGAVLVLLVRRYTAAAPPIDGAAR, from the coding sequence ATCGGTGCGTCTATCCGACGGCCCGCTTCAATCGGTGGCATGGCCGAACGCTGGCTGTACGGGTGGGGGCTCGGGTCCGTCGCGCTCGGGGGCGCCTCGCTCGTCGTCCCGCTGTACGTCGTCGAACTCGGCGGCGGGCCGTTCGTGCTCGGCGTGCTCGCCGCGGTCGCCGCCGTCGTCGGGGTTCCCGCCGCGCTCGGCGCCGGTCGGATCGCCGACCGGACCGGAAAGCGGCGCCCGATCGTGCTCGCGATGCTGGCGCTCGTCGCGGCCGGCATCGCCGTGATCCCGCTCACCGATCGGGTGACGCCGGTGATCGTCGCGAACGGCGCGATCTGGTTCGCGTTCGCGGCGGCGACGCCCGTCCTGACGCTGCTCGCGGTCGCCGACGTCCCGGAGAGCGCCTGGAGCGAGCGGATCGCCCTGCTGAACCAGTACCAGGGCGTCGGCTGGGCGCTCGGGCTGCTGCTCGGGGCGGTCTGGACGGGGATCGGCGACCGGTTCCTCCCCGCCGAGGCCGTGATCCGGTGGCTGTTCGTCCCGTTCGCGGTCTGTGCGGTGTTCGGACTCGTCCTCGGAGTCCGGACGCTGCCCGCGGACCCGGGCCCCGGCGGCGACCGGCGCGCGTCGGGGACGCGCCTCCGGCGCGCCATCCGCGCGGCCGACCGCTTCAGCGTCCGGACCGCCGCGTTCCCCTTCACGGTCGGGCGGGCCGACTTCCGCGGGCTCCACCCCCGGCGGTTCGTCGAGCGGTTCACCCCGGCGCTCGCGCTGTACTTCGCCGCCGTCTTCTGTTTCTTCGCCGGCTTCGCCGTCTTCTTCGCGCCGCTGCCGGCGTTCCTCACCGCCGTCGGTTTCGGCTCCGACGGCGTGTTCGCGCTGTACCTGATAAACGGTCTCGCCGCCGCGGCCTTCTTCGGCGCCGCGGGGCGGTTGACCGCCGACCGCGACGCCGCGCTCTTACAGATCGCTTCGCTCTCGACGCGCGCGGTCGCGCTCCCCGCGGTCGCGCTCGTCGGCGCGACGTGGGGCGCGGCCGCGTTCGGGTTCGGCGCCATCGCGGCCGTCTTCGCCGTGATCGGGGTGACGTGGGCGGTGATCGCGGTGACCGCGGGGACGCTCGTCACCCGGCTCTCGCCGCTGTCGATCCGGGGCGAGGCGCTCGGCACCTACGCCGCCCTCGGCGCCCTCGCGGGCGGAGTCGGGAGCGTCGTCGGCGGCTGGCTCGCCGCCCTGAGCTACGCCGTCGCGTTCGGCGCCGCCGGCGGACTGGTTCTCCTCGGCGCGGTGCTCGTTCTCCTCGTCAGGCGGTACACCGCCGCGGCGCCGCCGATCGACGGCGCCGCCCGGTGA
- a CDS encoding DUF2237 family protein, with translation MSTDETDGDRNVFGGELAPCGREPTTGYLRDVDGDVGEHTLCAVVTAEFLAYGRERGNDLVTPRSEFDFPGLEPGDRWCLCVGRWVEAADAGVAPPVVLEATNESVLRAVDPDRLREHEFDPETFDPEG, from the coding sequence GTGTCCACCGACGAGACCGACGGCGACCGCAACGTGTTCGGCGGCGAGCTAGCGCCCTGCGGGCGCGAGCCGACGACGGGGTACCTCCGCGACGTCGACGGCGACGTCGGCGAGCACACCCTCTGTGCGGTCGTGACGGCGGAGTTCCTGGCGTACGGCCGGGAGCGGGGGAACGACCTCGTCACGCCGCGGTCGGAGTTCGACTTCCCCGGGCTGGAGCCCGGCGACCGCTGGTGTCTCTGCGTCGGCCGGTGGGTCGAGGCGGCCGACGCCGGGGTCGCGCCGCCGGTCGTGCTGGAGGCGACGAACGAGTCCGTGCTCCGCGCCGTCGACCCCGACCGGCTCCGAGAGCACGAGTTCGACCCGGAAACGTTCGATCCGGAGGGGTAG
- a CDS encoding DoxX family protein, translated as MSDDDAASTDDAAPTAESASSATPPSAIGRALYGGILAYMAVDGFQNNEKRVSVAEEKGVPMPDVLVPFVTGMLFVANLGVVFWKFPRASAGALIVFFLGTTPAIHDFWTMEGKERHGNKINFLKNVALLGGAVMLLDAAAEDAE; from the coding sequence GTGAGCGACGACGACGCGGCCTCGACCGACGACGCGGCGCCGACCGCCGAGTCCGCTTCGTCCGCGACCCCCCCGTCGGCGATCGGACGCGCCCTCTACGGCGGCATCCTCGCGTACATGGCCGTCGACGGGTTCCAGAACAACGAGAAGCGGGTCTCGGTCGCCGAGGAGAAGGGCGTCCCGATGCCCGACGTGCTCGTCCCGTTCGTCACCGGGATGCTGTTCGTCGCCAACCTCGGCGTCGTCTTCTGGAAGTTCCCGCGCGCGTCCGCCGGAGCGCTGATCGTCTTCTTCCTCGGGACGACCCCCGCGATCCACGACTTCTGGACGATGGAGGGGAAAGAGCGCCACGGCAACAAGATCAACTTCCTGAAGAACGTCGCGCTCCTCGGCGGCGCGGTGATGTTGCTGGACGCGGCCGCCGAAGACGCCGAGTAG
- a CDS encoding WD40/YVTN/BNR-like repeat-containing protein: MTLLIGTDDGLYRVDDVPFDRADAERVLDCEVVTAVKSWDHAEGVFVASSTGAYRSRDGGRTWEDLEVPLGDRFWHAGQSEVWSILATADGALYAGTNDPYIFRSVDDGETWTELKGFRDLPSRGHWESPIDPHYARLRALEVVPGRPERLIAGVEAGGIHLSDDAGQTWTDRRDTIVDDVHQILPISEDVWLAATGYLDHNLENLGLGHAVGEGGLWRTTDAGESWSRVDVGNDFSYVRRVFVHDGTVFFCGGEEAPPAWVNDDHGVALFESTNFGRDFERVPFPGEPHEVVETWAVYDGDVICGSGLFDVPDQRDDVEGRIMRRGDDGAYETVGRVDANVSRIEVVSA, encoded by the coding sequence ATGACGCTTTTGATCGGGACGGACGACGGACTGTACCGGGTCGACGACGTGCCGTTCGACCGGGCGGACGCGGAGCGGGTCCTCGACTGCGAGGTCGTCACCGCGGTGAAGTCGTGGGACCACGCGGAGGGCGTCTTCGTCGCCTCCTCGACGGGCGCGTACCGCTCCCGCGACGGGGGCCGGACGTGGGAGGACCTCGAGGTCCCCCTCGGCGACCGCTTCTGGCACGCCGGCCAGAGCGAGGTCTGGTCGATCCTCGCGACCGCCGACGGCGCGCTGTACGCCGGGACGAACGACCCGTACATCTTCCGCTCGGTCGACGACGGGGAGACGTGGACGGAGCTGAAGGGGTTCCGTGACCTGCCCTCGCGCGGCCACTGGGAGTCGCCGATCGACCCCCACTACGCCAGGCTCCGGGCGCTCGAGGTCGTCCCGGGCCGACCGGAGCGGCTGATCGCGGGCGTCGAGGCCGGCGGGATCCACCTCAGCGACGACGCCGGGCAGACGTGGACGGACCGGCGCGACACGATCGTCGACGACGTCCACCAGATCCTCCCGATCTCGGAGGACGTCTGGCTCGCGGCGACCGGGTATCTCGACCATAACCTGGAGAACCTCGGGCTCGGTCACGCGGTCGGCGAGGGCGGCCTCTGGCGGACGACCGACGCGGGCGAGTCGTGGAGCCGGGTCGACGTCGGGAACGACTTCTCGTACGTCCGGCGGGTGTTCGTCCACGACGGCACCGTCTTCTTCTGCGGCGGCGAGGAGGCGCCGCCGGCGTGGGTGAACGACGACCACGGGGTCGCGCTGTTCGAATCGACGAACTTCGGCCGCGACTTCGAGCGCGTCCCCTTCCCGGGCGAGCCCCACGAGGTCGTCGAGACGTGGGCCGTCTACGACGGCGACGTGATCTGCGGCTCCGGGCTGTTCGACGTGCCGGACCAGCGCGACGACGTCGAGGGCCGGATCATGCGCCGGGGCGACGACGGCGCCTACGAGACGGTCGGACGCGTCGACGCGAACGTCAGCCGCATCGAGGTGGTGTCGGCGTGA
- a CDS encoding TatD family hydrolase, with the protein MTTSYPTKRPTDAAHLDDDIDLPRELLNLPWIDIHNHAHTLSWDDRERYALAGCRSMLMVASGYHWTPYKPVEADDIRFLWDDAINRRAAIERNHFFEAKLGLGVHTGVRIENPDELLTAMDAYCALDEVVAVGETGVVPAGHVEGWALDEQQAVVGAQMELARDHGLPVILHTPNTSAESKRPYRDGLGVTPGYEKNAGLGTDPVLDGENPALDAVRLDVEAMRDAGLDDERVVASHADRNNTAYLMEQTDCYLSYTIGHSWLVGVDAADVADAIDEYGPDRIMVDTDCANVLRTDPYALKRAIFELYRYGIDVDDIRKVVLENPREVFDFEQE; encoded by the coding sequence ATGACCACATCCTATCCGACGAAGCGACCGACCGACGCGGCGCACCTCGACGACGACATCGACCTCCCGCGGGAGCTGCTCAACCTCCCGTGGATCGACATCCACAACCACGCGCACACGCTCTCGTGGGACGACCGCGAGCGCTACGCGCTCGCCGGCTGTCGCTCCATGCTCATGGTCGCGTCCGGCTACCACTGGACCCCGTACAAACCGGTCGAGGCAGACGATATCCGGTTCCTCTGGGACGACGCGATCAACCGCCGCGCGGCCATCGAGCGGAACCACTTCTTCGAGGCGAAGCTCGGGCTCGGCGTCCACACCGGCGTCCGCATCGAGAACCCCGACGAGCTGCTGACGGCGATGGACGCGTACTGCGCGCTCGACGAGGTCGTCGCGGTCGGCGAGACCGGCGTCGTCCCCGCCGGCCACGTCGAGGGGTGGGCCCTCGACGAGCAGCAGGCGGTCGTCGGGGCGCAGATGGAACTCGCGCGCGACCACGGGCTCCCCGTGATCCTCCACACGCCGAACACGTCGGCGGAGTCGAAGCGACCGTACCGCGACGGGCTCGGCGTGACCCCCGGCTACGAGAAGAACGCGGGGCTCGGCACCGACCCGGTCCTCGACGGCGAGAATCCCGCGCTCGACGCGGTGCGACTCGACGTGGAGGCGATGCGCGACGCCGGACTCGACGACGAGCGCGTCGTCGCCTCCCACGCCGACCGCAACAACACGGCGTACCTGATGGAGCAGACCGACTGCTACCTGAGCTACACGATCGGGCACTCGTGGCTCGTCGGCGTCGACGCCGCCGACGTCGCCGACGCCATCGACGAGTACGGCCCCGACCGGATCATGGTCGACACCGACTGCGCGAACGTCCTCCGGACCGACCCGTACGCCCTGAAGCGCGCGATCTTCGAGCTGTACCGGTACGGGATCGACGTCGACGACATCCGGAAAGTGGTGTTAGAGAACCCGCGAGAGGTCTTCGACTTCGAGCAGGAGTAG
- a CDS encoding fumarylacetoacetate hydrolase family protein produces the protein MRLGQYRTADAEDPWCGALIDDGDAVVNLPEAGAATGVHIDGGTTGLLADWEWRRKAELAVEYATETGVGRYDADAVSRAAPVSDPQKVVCVGLNYRDHAEEGDNPIPDEPVLFSKFPTSVTGPEDTVSWDPELTQKVDYEAELVAVIGEEARRVDPDEAMDHVAGFTVGNDVSARDLQHGDGQWVRGKSLDSFAPIGPEIVTTDEVDDPHDLAIWADVNGERLQESTTANLIFGIDDLVSFCSRAFTLKPGDLLFTGTPPGVGVYREPPVLLEDGDSVTIGVEGVGELTSEFAYDK, from the coding sequence ATGCGACTCGGACAATACCGAACGGCGGACGCGGAAGACCCCTGGTGCGGCGCGCTGATCGACGACGGCGACGCCGTCGTCAACCTCCCCGAGGCGGGCGCGGCCACCGGGGTCCACATCGACGGCGGAACGACTGGCCTACTCGCCGACTGGGAGTGGCGCCGGAAGGCCGAGCTGGCGGTCGAGTACGCGACGGAGACCGGCGTCGGGCGCTACGACGCCGACGCCGTCTCGCGGGCGGCGCCCGTCTCCGACCCGCAGAAGGTCGTCTGCGTCGGCCTCAACTACCGCGACCACGCGGAGGAGGGCGACAACCCGATCCCGGACGAGCCCGTCCTCTTCTCGAAGTTCCCCACCTCGGTGACGGGGCCGGAGGACACGGTTTCGTGGGACCCGGAGCTGACGCAGAAGGTCGACTACGAGGCGGAGCTCGTCGCCGTCATCGGCGAGGAGGCGCGCCGCGTCGACCCAGACGAGGCGATGGACCACGTCGCCGGCTTCACCGTCGGCAACGACGTGTCGGCGCGCGACCTCCAGCACGGCGACGGCCAGTGGGTCCGGGGCAAGAGCCTCGACTCGTTCGCCCCGATCGGCCCGGAGATCGTGACCACCGACGAGGTGGACGACCCCCACGACCTCGCGATCTGGGCGGACGTGAACGGCGAGCGGCTCCAGGAGTCGACGACGGCGAACCTGATCTTCGGGATCGACGACCTCGTCTCCTTCTGCAGTCGGGCGTTCACGCTGAAGCCCGGCGACCTGCTCTTTACCGGCACGCCGCCGGGCGTCGGCGTCTACCGCGAGCCGCCGGTGCTTCTTGAGGACGGTGACAGCGTCACAATCGGCGTCGAGGGCGTCGGCGAGCTGACGAGCGAGTTCGCGTACGACAAATAA
- a CDS encoding amidohydrolase family protein: MTRKIIRNGTVVSLDPDVGDFEEADVLIEDGEIVDVGRGLSTENAEVIDATGQIVVPGFVDSHIHLAQTQVRGIAGDWSLMGEYFDHMLGNITGLYQPEDMYLGGLYGAFEKLHTGTTTALDWSYPNTLEHGERAVDALQDTGLRAVYTYGPPGDDAAKWWYESDVGLPEEKIRSLYEEKIRDDDLLSLALGLRGPDFCTDETARGDLELARDLDVLSTIHMGAALWPSSEYGEDYQGFGCIEDMLGPDVNVAHGNHFSQEDVDHAVEQGVSFSSTPEVEMQMGHGIPVTGKVLEAGGRPTWGVDVCSNVSGDMGSQMRIGMQLQRMFDNQAVLEGDEEVTEVSISARDTLEMATIEGAKALGLDDEIGTITPGKRADLVLFDASDFMTAPSHSPVQTVVFQADPSHIDTVLVDGEVVKRDGELTNPKVDEEFDRFVASGERLLDEAGIDL; encoded by the coding sequence ATGACACGAAAGATCATCCGGAACGGGACGGTCGTCTCTCTCGATCCCGACGTCGGAGATTTCGAGGAGGCGGACGTGCTGATCGAGGACGGCGAGATCGTCGACGTCGGCCGCGGGCTCTCGACCGAGAACGCCGAGGTCATCGACGCCACCGGTCAGATCGTCGTCCCCGGCTTCGTCGACTCGCACATCCACCTCGCGCAGACGCAGGTGCGGGGGATCGCCGGGGACTGGTCGCTCATGGGTGAGTACTTCGACCACATGCTCGGCAACATCACCGGGCTGTATCAGCCTGAGGATATGTATCTCGGCGGGCTCTACGGCGCGTTCGAGAAGCTCCACACGGGAACGACCACCGCGCTGGACTGGTCGTACCCCAACACGCTCGAACACGGCGAACGCGCCGTCGACGCGCTGCAGGACACCGGCCTGCGCGCGGTGTACACCTACGGCCCGCCGGGCGACGACGCGGCGAAGTGGTGGTACGAGAGCGACGTCGGCCTCCCCGAGGAGAAGATCCGGAGCCTCTACGAGGAGAAGATCCGCGACGACGACCTGCTCAGTCTCGCCCTCGGGCTCCGCGGGCCGGACTTCTGTACCGACGAGACCGCCCGGGGCGACCTGGAACTGGCGCGGGACCTGGACGTGCTCTCGACGATCCACATGGGCGCCGCGCTGTGGCCGTCCTCGGAGTACGGCGAGGACTACCAGGGGTTCGGCTGCATCGAGGACATGCTCGGTCCCGACGTCAACGTCGCCCACGGGAACCACTTCTCGCAGGAGGACGTCGACCACGCCGTCGAGCAGGGCGTCTCCTTCTCCTCGACGCCGGAGGTCGAGATGCAGATGGGCCACGGCATCCCCGTCACCGGGAAGGTGCTCGAGGCCGGCGGGCGCCCGACGTGGGGCGTCGACGTCTGTTCGAACGTCAGCGGCGACATGGGCAGCCAGATGCGGATCGGGATGCAGCTCCAGCGGATGTTCGACAACCAGGCCGTCCTCGAGGGCGACGAGGAGGTCACCGAGGTGAGCATTTCGGCGCGCGACACCCTCGAGATGGCGACGATCGAGGGCGCGAAGGCGCTCGGGCTGGACGACGAGATCGGGACGATCACGCCCGGCAAGCGCGCCGACCTCGTCTTGTTCGACGCCTCGGACTTCATGACGGCGCCCTCGCACTCGCCGGTCCAGACCGTCGTCTTCCAGGCCGACCCCTCGCACATCGACACGGTGCTCGTCGACGGCGAGGTCGTCAAACGCGACGGCGAACTGACGAACCCGAAGGTCGACGAGGAGTTCGACCGGTTCGTCGCCTCCGGCGAGCGCCTGCTCGACGAGGCCGGCATCGACCTGTAA
- a CDS encoding TetR/AcrR family transcriptional regulator, which produces MSDSRETVSSKDTEEVIMEATFRALSKHGYTDLRMRDIGEEMDLTRQVIHYHFDGKYDLLSSFLEYVIDQYEGSVEVHEDDPRTELDARIDQCLFGPEFEEFSHWERMKVYHELYTHAQNDGDHREIFNEHYDRIRGSIVEVVEEGIERGEFEPVDAKRMGQLITDVIHAARGRRMALGHEDAPAEARKAIDQFILDSLYADD; this is translated from the coding sequence ATGAGCGACTCCCGCGAGACCGTCTCCTCCAAGGACACCGAGGAGGTGATCATGGAGGCCACGTTCCGTGCGCTGAGCAAGCACGGGTACACGGACCTCCGGATGCGCGACATCGGCGAGGAGATGGACCTCACCCGACAGGTGATCCACTACCACTTCGACGGCAAGTACGACCTGCTGTCGTCGTTCCTCGAGTACGTCATCGACCAGTACGAGGGGAGCGTCGAGGTCCACGAGGACGACCCCCGCACGGAGCTCGACGCGCGGATCGACCAGTGCCTGTTCGGGCCGGAGTTCGAGGAGTTCTCGCACTGGGAGCGCATGAAGGTGTACCACGAGCTGTACACCCACGCACAGAACGACGGCGACCACCGGGAGATATTCAACGAGCACTACGACCGCATCCGCGGGAGCATCGTCGAGGTCGTCGAAGAGGGGATCGAACGGGGCGAGTTCGAGCCCGTCGACGCCAAGCGGATGGGTCAGCTCATCACCGACGTCATCCACGCCGCGCGCGGCCGCCGGATGGCGCTCGGCCACGAGGACGCGCCGGCCGAGGCGCGGAAGGCCATCGACCAGTTCATCCTCGACTCGCTGTACGCCGACGACTGA